Genomic DNA from Turicibacter faecis:
TTTCCCACCTTAAAATATCATCTAATTATTGCTGGTTATAGTATTAAAAGAAAGTTCCTGTGGATAACAAAAAGATTTTATCCACACCTGCCCAATAGAACCCTCGTTCACTGTTATTTAATAACAAAAAAAAGGGGCCTATGACCACAGACCCCTTTACTGCTTACGCTTAGGTAAAGAAATTTTAATAACATAGGAATCGTCTAATTCCTCAGTTTCGTGATTTACCCTCATCCCAGTTTTTTCAACCATCATAATAGCCTGTTTAAAGGTATTCATAGCAATTCGACAGTCTCTTGGCATACGAGAAATAGTCTTGGCTTTCACTGGTTTTTCCTTTGGATTTAATGTCTCGTCTATTAAGCGTTCTGTTTCCGAGACATTTAAATCCTTCTCTATAATTTTTTGCAATAATTGCTCTTGCAATTGAAAATCCTTTACTGTCAATAGCGCACGTGCGTGTCGTTCTGTAATATTACGCTCCAAAACTGCCTGTTGCACCGCTTCACCTAAGTTTAATAAGCGAATTTTATTCGCAACAGTCGACTGAGATTTCCCCATCTGTTTCGCTAGAGTGGCCTGCGTAATACCATGTAACTCAATCAATTGTTTATATGCCATAGCCTCCTCAATAGCCGTTAAATCCTCACGTTGAATATTTTCAACGATTGCAATTGATGCTGATTGGCGATCATCATAATCCCTTATAATAGCTGGAACTTTTTCCAAACCTATTAGCTTTGAGGCACGATAACGTCTTTCCCCAGCAATAATTTCATAACCGCCTTCAAATTGACGAACAACTATAGGTTGAATTACTCCGTGTTCTTTAATCGATTCCGATAACTCAGAAATCTTTTCATCATTAAAGATATTTCGTGGTTGATATTTATTTGGAATAATTTTCGCAATAGGTAATTGAATAACTTCATCCTTTGGTTGGTTACGAGAATCATCCCTTAAAAATATATTAAACACCCTGAATCCCCCCTTATAATAACAGTTAAAAATCACTCTTAATATTTAAATTATAGCTTATTTTTCTGCTTTTTTCTAGGATTTCTATAGCTTTACCCTGGCCCATGACATTTAAGCCTATTTTAATGGTTTATTTTTAATTTGACCATAAGCCCTAGGATACTTATTAGGTGTTTTTTTGTGTTTTTTTGTATAAATATTAGTGCGTGATCCCGCTTCCTCGGGTAATTCTATTTGTTTAACATCAATAATCTGTACACCTAAAGTTTCGAGTGCCCGCTTTGACTCTATTAACTCATCTTCACCTGTTTGTCCCTTTAAGGCAATAAAATATCCCTCTTCTTTAACCAATGGAACACACAACTCGGAAAGAATGTTTAATCGCGCAACCGCACGGGCAGTTACAATATCAAAGGACTCCCTATGACGACCTGCATATTCTTCCGCCCTAGAATGATACGCCTGAATGTCTTTTAACTTGGTCTCGTTGATAACATGATTTAAAAAGTTAACTCTTTTTCCTAGCGAATCGACCAAATCCATTTTTAAATGTGGGAATACAATTTTTACAGGCAATGCTGGAAATCCAGCCCCAGATCCGACATCACATAGTGTTCTACAATTTCCAATCTCCTCAAACATCAAGAAGCCAATTAAGGAATCATAAAAATGCTTTAAATAAACTTCATTAACTTCAGTAATTCCTGTTAAATTCATTTTTTCGTTCCACTCTACTAATAATTCATAATATCGGTGCAACTGCCATTTTTGTTCTTCGCTTAAATCAATACCAAACTCTTTTAGTCTACTGTAAAATTGTTCTGGTGTCATAAAAAACCTCTCCTTAGCCCAAAAGAGTTAAGAGATCCTTTCCCTTAACTCTCAATTTATATTTTTACTTATTAAATCTTCCAGATTCAATATAAACCATTAAAATTGAAATATCCGCTGGATTTACTCCCGAAATACGGCTAGCCTGTCCAATTGTTAATGGACGTACATCTTTAAGTTTTTGTTTCGCTTCTATAGCAAGATTTGGAACATCATCGTAGTCAATTGAAATGGGGATTTTCTTTTCTTCAACCTTACGCAATTTTTCTACCTGTTGAAGAGCCTTATTAATATATCCTTCATACTTAACCTGAATTTCAACTTGCTCAATAACTTCTTTAGAAATATCCACATTTTTTTCATCGATAAGGTTGTGGATATGTGTGTAAGTTATTTCAGGGCGCTTTAATAAATCAATTGCTGTAATCCCATCTTTCAGTGGAGAAGAAGGAATACTTAATAAATACTCATTAGTATTTCCCTTCGGAGTAATTTTAATCATCGATAAACGTTCTTTTTCTAATGCGATAGCTTCTTTCTTATTTAAGAATTTTTTATACTTTTCTTCACTTACCAATCCAACCTGGTAACCATACTCTCTTAACCTCATATCTGCATTATCATGACGTAATAACAAGCGATACTCCGCGCGAGAAGTTAATAAACGATAAGGTTCTAATGTCCCTTTTGTAACTAAATCATCTATTAAAACCCCAATATACGCCTCACTTCTTTTCAAGATTAACGGGTCTTTCCCTTGAATTCGTAATGCGGCATTAATTCCTGCCATAATTCCCTGACCGGCCGCCTCTTCATAACCACTTGTTCCATTAATCTGCCCTGCAGTATACAAATTTTTTACTAATTTCGTTTCTAGAGATGGCCATAATTGCGTAGGTTTGATGGCATCATACTCAATCGCATAGGCATATTTAACAATTCGACAATTTTCAAGTCCTGGTATTGTTCTAATCATTTTTTCTTGAATATCACGTGGTAAGCTACTTGAAAATCCCTGAACATAGATTTCAGGAATATGTTTACTTTCAGGCTCTAAAAAAATCTGATGTCTTGGTTTATCATTAAAACGAACTATTTTATCTTCAATTGAAGGACAATAACGAGGACCAACCCCTTCAACGGCACCTGAATACATCGATGAGCGTTCTAGATTTTCCATTATAATGTGGTGTGTATCCTCTCCAGTATAGGTTAAATAGCATGGAACTTGATTTTCTAACGGTAGGTGGTCAACGGTGTCGAAACTAAACGATCGAATGACGTTATCACCAGGTTGAATTTCAGTTTTCGAGAAATCAACACTATCCGCTGCTACACGTGGAGGGGTTCCTGTTTTTAAACGAAATAACTCAAAACCTAATTCCTTTAAATTATTTGATAAACCTAACGAGGTTTTTGCTCCGTCTGGACCACTTAAAGTGATTTCGTCACTAATCATTACTTTAGAATGCATATATGTACCCGTAGTAAGAATGACAGCTTTTGATAAAATCTTTTCTCCACTCTCTAACTGAACCCCTTTTACCTCTCCACTTTCGACAAGTAAGTTATCCACAATTTCTTCTATTACATCTAAATTTTCTTGGGATAAAACCGTCTTTTGCATTTCGCGTGGATAATCCACTTTGTCTGCCTGTGCCCTTAGTGCGCGAACGGCCGGACCCTTGCCTGTATTCAACATTCTCATCTGAATATGTGTTTTATCCGTATTAACCCCCATTTCACCGCCCAGGGCATCGATTTCGCGAACAACAATTCCTTTTGCCGGTCCCCCAATAGCTGGGTTACAAGGCATATGACCAATGCGACTAATATCTCCTGTTATCATCAAGGTTTTACACCCCATCCGCGATGGTGCCAATGCTGCTTCAATACCAGCATGTCCTCCACCGACAACGATTACATCATATATCATCAACTTCAACTCCTTATACAAAGATATTTTTTCATTCAACGTAACTATTTCATTTTACCTCTAAATGTCGACAATAAACAAGAAAAAAGAATATATCCCCTACATAGGCGGCTTTTTATCCCTTTTTTTCAACGAAATACAACATTTTATTTCAAAAAATAAATTACTTAAGAATTGAGTTTAATGAATTTCAGTATAAAATAATTGTTTTTTTATGTTCACCCCTGCATAATATAAATATCTATATTTTATATCAAAAACATCCCCCTTAATAAAACGACATTTTTTATTAATTAAACATTTTTTATATGAGATAAAAAGAGTGATTACTCATATTTTATGAAGATTGTCCATAATCCTCTCAATATAGTACATAACTCACACCGCAGATTTACCTAGAAAAACCACTCAAACTTCTATTTAACATTCATATAAATATCATCCAAAATCGATCCTTTTTAAATCCAAACAAGACTGTTGCCTCTTTTCGAGGGAGGTATAAATGAAATTAATCTTTTTTAAAATTAGATGAAGACGGAAGAAATGAAAGATACTTATACTTATTTATGAACTGATTATATTTCATGGTGCATTCAATTATTTTAATTTTTTTGATCTCACAACAACGATAATCATCAATTTTATGTAATTATAAAGCTAACCCCCTCATTTATCCACAAATCAAAAATGTGGATAAGTTATTATTTCTCCGTTTATTAAATCACCAACTTTATTTTACAATACGATTGTTACGTAAACCCAAACGATATATTTTTACTAACGGCAGATTTACCCGTAACAATAACTTCCCCTACAAGCTTGTTTTTATCAATTCGTTTTATTATTGATGATTTTTATTTTTATTATTCATTATTTTTATAAAAAAAAGAGCCAATTGGCTCTTTTTTTATTCTGTTCGAATTGGAACAATAAGTTGAATTGTCGTCTCATCGTACTGATCTCGAAGAATAAATGGATACATATCTCCGTTAAAACTCATAATTACGCTTGATTTATTGATTGCTTTAAGAGCATCCAAGATGAATAAAGCACTACAAGCAATTCTTAATTCTCCTCCTGAAATCATTTCCACTTGGACCTCTTCCTCAACCTTTCCAATTGCCGGATAGTTAGCTGTAATTAGCATTTTATTTTCATTAGGTAAAATATTTAATTTGACAACCTTCGATTCTTGATCACGGGCAATCAAGGCAGCACGGTCAAAAGCCTCATATAATTCATGATAATTAGCCTTAATCTCAATCCCAAATGTTGTAGGAACAAAATCTTTAGTTTCTGGATATTCTCCATCTAGCAATCTTGATTGAAAAGAAATATTTCCAATCTGGAAAAGTACCTGGTTATGTGCTAAGTATACGTCAATTGCATCATGCGAATCATCTAAAATTTTTGATAATTCAATTAAACTACGTCCTGGAATAACAATATTAAAAGGTTCATGCAGCTTATTTAGTGGAATTACTTTTTTTGATAAGCGGTAACTATCTGTTGCAATACACATCAGTTCATCAGCATCATACCTGAAGTTCACCCCAGTTAAAACCGGCCTGTTTTCAATATGTGCAGTTGAAAAAACTGTCTGTCTTATAATCGTTTTTAACAATTGTTTTTCTAAATGAATCGGGTTATCATGTTTAATCAGTTCAATGTTCGGATATTCCGAAACATCTAATCCATTTAAGGTATACTCACTACGTCCACATTTAATAATGACATAATGTCCCTCAAAGGTGCTAATTTCTATGATATCCCCATTTAATTTCTTTATAATTTCAATAAAATATTTTCCTGGGATAATAATTGATCCAATCGAGTCAATCTGTATTACTTGTGTATCATTAACCTCTAACGGTAAAAACGTATTAATTGTAATATCTGAATCACTCGTAGTTAGATATAATCCTTCTTCAGAAACAACAAATTTGATTCCCATCAATGCAGGAAGAGGCGTTTTTGATGGAATCGCCTTACTAATATAAGACAGTTGGGTTAACAATAAATGACGATCAATCTTAATTTTCATCTGAATCACTCCTATATAGTTATATATTATTGCTGTTTAATAATCTTTTTAGTAATAAAATTTGTGGATATAGGGGATAAGGCTATCAAACCAAATAATAACAGTATCGGCACCCTGTGTGTAATATGTTGATATTATGTTGATAAATTAGCCCTTCATCTTCAAACCCATGTGTATAACTTATGATAATGTTTGTTTTAAGTCACTAATAGCCTTCTTTAAATCCGTATTATCCTTTAACTCTTTTTCTATTTTTTCGCATCCATGCATAATCGTTGTATGATCCCGCCCGCTAAATGCTTCACCAATTTTAGGAAATGAACTACCCGTTAATTCCCGAGTTAAAAACATGGCCACTTGTCTTGCATAAGCAATATTTTTTTTACGTTTTTTAGATAAAATATCCGCAACAGATACGTCGTAATAAGCCCCAACCTCTTTAATAATGTTATTTACATCAACTTTTGATTTTTTTTGCTCAGCCCTAAATAAATCTCTTAATGCTTCATTAGCTAATTCAATAGTGAAATCTGAGTTATTAATTGTCGCATAAAAAATTAATCTTTTTAAAGCTCCTTCTAATGTACGCACATTACTGTTAAATTTACTTGCGATAAACTCTAACACCTCTTCAGGAAATTCCTCTAAATTAATATTCTCCCCGGCCAATTTTTTTTTCATAATTTCTATACGTGTTTGGGTATCCGGAATTTGAATATCTGCTTGTAATCCCCACTCAAACCTCGAAGTTAAACGATCCATAATATCCTTCAAATCTGATGCCGGACGATCCGATGTAATAACAATTTGCTTATTACTATTATACAATTCATTAAATGTATTGAAGAATTCTGTTTGAGTTTGTTCTTTTTTGGACAAAAACTGTATGTCGTCTATTAAAAGAACGTCGATATTTCGATATTTTTCTTTAAAAGATTCAAAATTATTATCTAATGTTGCATGACGGTAATCGTCAATAAACTTTTCAGAGGTACAGTATAAAATTCTCGACGAAGGATTATCATCTAAAATGAAATTTCCTATCGCTTGCATTAAATGGGTTTTTCCTAGTCCAACACCACCAAATATATATAAAGGATTCGCAACTTCCCCTGGTCGTTCAGCCACTTGAAGAGCAATCATGTACGCGAGTCGATTGCTTTTTCCAGCAACAAAACGATCAAAAGTGTATGTTGTATTTAAATTACCTCGATAATATTTTGGCAAATTAGGATCTGGCTTCGTTAAATCAAATGCCTGTTGATCATTTTTCACATAATCGGCAGTAATAAATTTAACATCATAATTTAAACCAGATACCTCTGCTATCATCTCTACAACTTCTTTTAAATAAAATTTATCTAGCATAAATTGTTCGTGATTGTTTTGAACAATAACGTACATTTTGTTATTTTTTATTTTATAAACCTTCTTAGGCGTGCTAAAGAACATATCAAAAGATTGTTGTGAAATATTTGACTTTAAACGATCAATAGCATCATCCCATATTCGTTGATATTTTTCCACCGTGTACACCTCATCTTAGAGTCTCTTCTATCAACATTATAGCATAACAAAATGTTAAAGAAGTCCACAAACTATAAAAAAAAATAAAAACTTATTAACATCTTGTGGATATTATTAAAATCAATACATATTACTACACTTTTCGACAACAAAAGGTGGATAAACTATTCTGATTTTATTGATATTATCAACGTTTCTATTATTTATCCTCATATCCACATGTCATATAATCAACAAATTGTCGAAATGTTGATTATATTGTGGAAAGTGAGATAAAATTAACACTATATCTATGTTTATTAACATATCCACATGTGTATATAATTTTTATTATCTGGACAATATATAGGTGCTTATGCAAAAAGTAATGTTTGACTTTCTTTTGAATATTTACTATAATATTGAATTATGCTATGGTATAAGACTCTTAGGAGGTGTTATAGATGAAACGTACTTGGCAACCTAACAAACGTAAACGTGCAAAAACTCATGGTTTCCGCGCTCGTATGGCAACACCAGGAGGACGTAATGTTTTAGCGCGTCGCCGTAAAAAGGGTAGAAAAGTGTTATGTGCATAAGACCACTCTTTAAAGTGGTCTTTTTACTATATAAAAAACTATAGCGGGTGAGCTAATGCAAAAAAAATATCGAATTAAAAAAAGTACCGAAATAGAAAAGGTAATGAAGCGTGGTCGTTCAAGGGCAAATTCTTATTTCATTATATATAAATGTATTAACAAGGAAATAGCTAATCCCCGGTTAGCCGTTTCTGTGGGAAAAAAGGTCGGAAAAGCCTTTGAACGCAATAAGGTCAAACGATACATTCGAAATATTACTATAGAACATCTAAATGAGATAAACCCTGATTATGACTATTTTGTTATTGCACGAAAAGGTGTAAAGGAATTAGATTATGCCGAATGTAAGTACCAATTAGAGCAACTATATAAAAAGATCGGAATGATCCCAAAGTCATAAAT
This window encodes:
- the dnaN gene encoding DNA polymerase III subunit beta, which encodes MKIKIDRHLLLTQLSYISKAIPSKTPLPALMGIKFVVSEEGLYLTTSDSDITINTFLPLEVNDTQVIQIDSIGSIIIPGKYFIEIIKKLNGDIIEISTFEGHYVIIKCGRSEYTLNGLDVSEYPNIELIKHDNPIHLEKQLLKTIIRQTVFSTAHIENRPVLTGVNFRYDADELMCIATDSYRLSKKVIPLNKLHEPFNIVIPGRSLIELSKILDDSHDAIDVYLAHNQVLFQIGNISFQSRLLDGEYPETKDFVPTTFGIEIKANYHELYEAFDRAALIARDQESKVVKLNILPNENKMLITANYPAIGKVEEEVQVEMISGGELRIACSALFILDALKAINKSSVIMSFNGDMYPFILRDQYDETTIQLIVPIRTE
- the rsmG gene encoding 16S rRNA (guanine(527)-N(7))-methyltransferase RsmG, which codes for MTPEQFYSRLKEFGIDLSEEQKWQLHRYYELLVEWNEKMNLTGITEVNEVYLKHFYDSLIGFLMFEEIGNCRTLCDVGSGAGFPALPVKIVFPHLKMDLVDSLGKRVNFLNHVINETKLKDIQAYHSRAEEYAGRHRESFDIVTARAVARLNILSELCVPLVKEEGYFIALKGQTGEDELIESKRALETLGVQIIDVKQIELPEEAGSRTNIYTKKHKKTPNKYPRAYGQIKNKPLK
- the rpmH gene encoding 50S ribosomal protein L34; translated protein: MKRTWQPNKRKRAKTHGFRARMATPGGRNVLARRRKKGRKVLCA
- the mnmG gene encoding tRNA uridine-5-carboxymethylaminomethyl(34) synthesis enzyme MnmG — its product is MIYDVIVVGGGHAGIEAALAPSRMGCKTLMITGDISRIGHMPCNPAIGGPAKGIVVREIDALGGEMGVNTDKTHIQMRMLNTGKGPAVRALRAQADKVDYPREMQKTVLSQENLDVIEEIVDNLLVESGEVKGVQLESGEKILSKAVILTTGTYMHSKVMISDEITLSGPDGAKTSLGLSNNLKELGFELFRLKTGTPPRVAADSVDFSKTEIQPGDNVIRSFSFDTVDHLPLENQVPCYLTYTGEDTHHIIMENLERSSMYSGAVEGVGPRYCPSIEDKIVRFNDKPRHQIFLEPESKHIPEIYVQGFSSSLPRDIQEKMIRTIPGLENCRIVKYAYAIEYDAIKPTQLWPSLETKLVKNLYTAGQINGTSGYEEAAGQGIMAGINAALRIQGKDPLILKRSEAYIGVLIDDLVTKGTLEPYRLLTSRAEYRLLLRHDNADMRLREYGYQVGLVSEEKYKKFLNKKEAIALEKERLSMIKITPKGNTNEYLLSIPSSPLKDGITAIDLLKRPEITYTHIHNLIDEKNVDISKEVIEQVEIQVKYEGYINKALQQVEKLRKVEEKKIPISIDYDDVPNLAIEAKQKLKDVRPLTIGQASRISGVNPADISILMVYIESGRFNK
- the noc gene encoding nucleoid occlusion protein; this encodes MFNIFLRDDSRNQPKDEVIQLPIAKIIPNKYQPRNIFNDEKISELSESIKEHGVIQPIVVRQFEGGYEIIAGERRYRASKLIGLEKVPAIIRDYDDRQSASIAIVENIQREDLTAIEEAMAYKQLIELHGITQATLAKQMGKSQSTVANKIRLLNLGEAVQQAVLERNITERHARALLTVKDFQLQEQLLQKIIEKDLNVSETERLIDETLNPKEKPVKAKTISRMPRDCRIAMNTFKQAIMMVEKTGMRVNHETEELDDSYVIKISLPKRKQ
- the rnpA gene encoding ribonuclease P protein component, coding for MQKKYRIKKSTEIEKVMKRGRSRANSYFIIYKCINKEIANPRLAVSVGKKVGKAFERNKVKRYIRNITIEHLNEINPDYDYFVIARKGVKELDYAECKYQLEQLYKKIGMIPKS
- the dnaA gene encoding chromosomal replication initiator protein DnaA, which codes for MEKYQRIWDDAIDRLKSNISQQSFDMFFSTPKKVYKIKNNKMYVIVQNNHEQFMLDKFYLKEVVEMIAEVSGLNYDVKFITADYVKNDQQAFDLTKPDPNLPKYYRGNLNTTYTFDRFVAGKSNRLAYMIALQVAERPGEVANPLYIFGGVGLGKTHLMQAIGNFILDDNPSSRILYCTSEKFIDDYRHATLDNNFESFKEKYRNIDVLLIDDIQFLSKKEQTQTEFFNTFNELYNSNKQIVITSDRPASDLKDIMDRLTSRFEWGLQADIQIPDTQTRIEIMKKKLAGENINLEEFPEEVLEFIASKFNSNVRTLEGALKRLIFYATINNSDFTIELANEALRDLFRAEQKKSKVDVNNIIKEVGAYYDVSVADILSKKRKKNIAYARQVAMFLTRELTGSSFPKIGEAFSGRDHTTIMHGCEKIEKELKDNTDLKKAISDLKQTLS